CTTAATTTATTGGGTTTTTCagttgaaaaggaaaggaagagaatgcaGGGCTAGCCATAGGGAGAGATGACTTCAGCTTGGAGAATCAACAGTAGGAGGAGAGTTTGTTCAACCTGCCTAGAAATTAAGCCATGCCACTGCAGTTAAACAAAATTCACCTATAAAGGACCAGTAACATCCAGTGTCCCAGGAATCAccatataaaaatgatttctcaaaatgtttcttagaagcattttaaaaaggttCCCAACattgttttctcaaaaaaaaaaaaaaaacctgtttattCCATTTATGTGCCTTTTTAAAGAAGGCAAAAGTATAGGGaaagaaatcagatcagtggttgcagGATTCTGGGTGAGAGGAAAGGACTGTCTTCCAGGGACATGGGGGAACTTTGGAGtggtgatgaaaacattctatatcttgattgcaGTGATGGTTACATGattgtatacatttgtcaaaactcagaaccGCACACCTAGGAAGGCTGAATattactgtatttaaattttaccttaataaatttgacttaaaaaagTGTACAGATTCCAGTTTCTAGATCAACCTGAATTTCCCTCTGTAACCTTGACCCTTTTATTACACACTTTCTCTCATTTGATATTTGTACCTAGTTTTAATCTTCAGATTGAATTTTAGCAGACTTAACCTAAGTTACAGAAAGTTTATGTTTCATATGTATTGCTTCTTTTGCCCAGGCACCCAATTTTAGGACTTCTCAACTCTTATTATAATCACAGCAGTggcagccaacatttattgagccctgtGCCTGAACAAAGTCTTAGCTCAATATCCCTATGAAGTCTACTTGATTATTACTTCCCTTGTAaggataaggaaattgaggtcaGGGAGATTAAAGAACTTATTTAATGAGATCAGATCTGAAGTCAGGTATACCGTATTCTATAGTCAGTACTCTTAACCTGGATACTATTCTGTCTTTGAAATGCTTTGAAGCATTTGAAAACATGCTTCTCATTACCTGGGGTTAAGATTCCAAAagtgttttgctttgtctttggGGTGAAGGTTCTGAAATTGGTCCTTATAATTGAGACCCTAACTGTTAAACTTTACACTTGAATAACAACAGCATTTTCTAGATGGTAAGAGCATTCAAACTTTTACTGTAAAAACAATATAACAAtatgaaataagaatatattgaaaaatatcaTTCATAATCCCACCACCACCTTAAACACGTTCACGTCTGTGTATTTCCTCATAGCTCTTTTCTATATGCCTAACATACCTGCAGACAAAAGACATTCACATTTACTTTTGGATAACAGCATATTAAAAGGgctcttaaaaatcattttgccAACAGGAGTTCTCATTTGGCTTATTTACCTTTGTCATATAAGCCTTAAGGTTATACAATTCTAAACTGAAACACCAAAGAAGGATGCCCAAGATCTCACAGTACTACAGTGAAAACCCAGAATCCTCTGTGGAATGAGATGAAAAGTAAATCAAAGAGAGGAATGCTTTTCCAGAAATCCATCTTGTCCTGAAGGACACAGGTCGGCAGCATGTGGCCAGTCCCTGCACCTTTGGTCAGTTCCTAACAGCCAAGGAAATAGTACTTGAACATGACTTTGGTCTATGTTGACCACAAAGATGGCTCATGTGGAGACTTACTTTCTTCCCAGATTCCATCTTGCATTAAAAGATGACTATAATTGTATTGTAGAAAAGCACTTGGAGATTTATAATCCTGGAGTATTTCTGAACATCTCTAAATAATTAAATCTGTGAAGGGTAGATATGTTACTAGGACATTTATTTCAATTCAAATGTGCACGAAGAAGgttcagaacatttaaaaaaaaccgtAGTAGTTGATAGCTGAATCATTTGACGCTGCCTTTTCCAACTAAGTTATAAATGCTGCATTTTATCTTTGATTTGTTATTTATTAATAACCATTTCGGTTAGAAGCATCATTCAAACAGCAGACGTGAAGCCCTCAATTCCAACTAAGAACTGATGCCACATACACAACAACCCATGCTGTGGTAGTTTCCCAACATCAGACAGCCAATGAAGTTATAGTTCTGAGGGTACCAGGCTGCGTACAGAATAGGATTTTCCCAGCCTCCATGACAAATGACATGATTTCACATCTGTAATTTACCCGAGTCAGTTTAGATTGCTTGGGTAAAACAAATTGTTTAATACACACTAGGCTTTCTTGGACTCAGACTTAAGAGTCTGAATTTAAATTCTTAATCTCttttaaatactaataaataagtAGCATTTGCACAAATTTGCTTTTAACCCCAGCCACTAATTCTGAGATGGACCAAAATCACAGTAAGCTTAGTTCatcctggtttttaaaattcatatggaattttaCCAACAGATTAATTTTAGACAACAACCTCCGAATTGTCAGATTTGATTTCAGTTTGTACGAAAACCAACAGTAACAGCCCCTCCCCGCCCAATCCAAACAAAATAACCTTTCTTGTTTAATTGCATTCTGTTAAAAGCTCTGGAAGAGAACTTTTGAGTTAATCAGTCAGgaaacccccctcccccatttcacaaatgaggcaAGTGAAGCACAGGGAGGTCAGTGACTTGTCTGAGGTACTTGGAGAGAATAGCAGAGCCTCTGCCATCACAGCTGGTCCTGGCTTGCTGGAGGACGCTCTCCCCAAAGGAACACAGAGGTTTGAGTCCTccactgcttttatttctcaggCTGACATACATCGCTCACACTATGGGGCTGGCTCACCCTTAACAACCATTCATTACCGAACAGAGAACTGCACTCTGAAAAGCAACTGTGTAGCTAAAACTGCATCAACCTGcatactgaaaaggaaaatgtaccACTATCAGGTTCCTAATGCAAACCAGAACTCCCTTCAACCAAAATTGCTTCTTAGTCATGCAACATTGCACGTCTTCACAGCGCTTACTATAAAACAGGTCAAACAGGAAGTTTCTTCTCTAACCTGActtaccaaaaatattttcccttgtgGTATTTAAAAGCATACATTCTTAGagcacataaaaaagaatttgccaggcatttctttcttctacaaacattaagtttttcttttttttttccccctaatgaCAATAGTTGAAAGTTCCCATGATAAATGCCTTGACCTTCCAAGTTTTCATCTCAGAATCAGATAAAGCTGTGCTATTTTCCCAGAAGAGAAGccaagattttctctttacagGTATTTACAAGAGATTTATAATAGCACTTAACTTTTGAGGTAAAGATCTAGCCTTTAGCTTGTAGAAAAGTACATTCTAACGATGACCACATCATATATACCCTATATTAAACATttggaactttttaaaatcacttgtaTCATGGTATAAGATCATATCAAatagttttagaaaattaatgaCTTTGATATCAAACATCTAAATTGAATGAGGTTTCTACCAGAAAACAACCTCTGGAATTATTTATAGAAGTGAGAACAGAGAGATATTGTTAGAGATTACTCTATGGTTACTCAAGCCAAAAGTGATTTTGCTCACATAATATAGCAAAAGTTCTAGTACGCAATGTTACACCTCCACATAATGCCAAATACTACTAATGCCTAAAATTTTCCAAGAGTTGTTTAGGTTAGCAGGTCCATAGGATAAATACGTGTATTGTAATTCAgccttgtgtgtatgtgtgtgcaacATTTTATCACTAATTTCCATGAGCAGAGGACTCCCAGAATCAGGTACACATGTGATCTCACATATAAGTAAATAATCCAAGGCTCTGCCAAGTGATTGGGAAGAGTGAAAACAAAGACATTTGTGTGTCCCAACTGCTCCCTATGGATTACACGACTTCTGGTGGGTTGTTTTTCTAATATGTTCTGATGGACAATTGTTTTTTTCACGAACAAAAACACCTTGATAAGAACAGGGAGTCACAGTCTTAGAAACGTAAGGAAAATATTTAGGGCTTGGTTTTTAGGGATATTTTCCAACACTGGGTCACAATATGCCCCAGCCTTCTCTTGACTGAGAGAGATGAGACTTTGGGGAAGGTGACAGCAATTCCATGTTGTGTTGTGTGTAGGATGAGGGAGCCGGGAGTTAGAAACCTTTCTATGTCATTTCTGAAGGTACCTTGGGAAGGCAGGTGCAAAAAGAAGTTTGACATGGCCCAATTTAGAGTCACCCAGACTGGCTGAGGCAGAAGGAGTTCCTTTTATTAGATATTGTTGTAGAACTTTTAATCAGTTTAAGACTTTGTGGGTCTTTTAAAACCATTATCAAAGACAGATTCTGTGCTTTCATTATCCATAGGACTGGAATGTGTGTGCTGAGGTGGAGGAGGAGTGGGCAAATGATGCTGGGGGGGGGTGCCCCTTAGGACTGGGTGCCCAGACAGCACTACTGCTCCTAATTGCTTCTGCCCCATGGCCTCCAAACTGCCCTTGTGAAAAACTGCCAGTTCCCTTCTGgtcccatttttctcttctcaggtaacagaggaaaaatagaaattctttatCACTTTTCAGCAATCAATCTCTAGGTTTCATCCCAAGTTACATTTAGAGTTAAATGCATCTGTTTTCTGAGCTCTTCTTCCCCAACAATGCGCTCTCTGGACCACAGGTAGGAGGTGATGGTGCTATTCAGGCAAATTCCTGCCTGGGACCTAAGGTGTTTTCCACATTTCCTGATTTATTGCCCACAAGAGGCTGAGGTCACTTGACGTCTGTCATCTACGTCTGTGGTTCCAGTAATTTATGCTATGATCTCCTGCCTTAAGatcgatttttaaaaatgcagatgtaTGTTTAGTAACCTAAGTACATAAGTGAAGACACTATGTTTGACTCATTGGCACCAGTATGAATTCCTGGCCAAatgtcctttatttaaaaaaccatctttttatggtagctcacagagaaaaaaatgtgacaatgaatatatatatgttcatgtataactgaaaaattgtgctctacactggaatttgacacaacattgtaaaatgattataaatttaaaaatgttaaaaaaaaaccccatcttTGATAGCACACAATgtggtcatgtgatttttctttcaaatgatgattatttaaaaaaatgcttcttaaattCAAAGTTAAAATTGCTACATTCCAACCCAGTCTCAGGGCTAATTGGCTCAAAACCTATGTGTCCAGTGATGCCACTTGATCCTCTCAGGGGGCAGTGTCAGGGTCAGGGAGCTGTGCAGATCCCTCCAAAGCCAGCTCTCCTACTGGCCAGCAAGCAAATTctaagggatagacaggattaaGGGCTCCAAAGAGGATTCCCCGGCCCTCCCCCAAAGGAGGATCAAAAACTCTGGTCTAGTTCTGGAACAAAAATAAGCCCCTGTCAAGGAGAAAGCGCCTGTTTAGATAGCTTGTGGCCCTTCCCAAAGCTTGCGCCCCTCCCTAGCTGACTGGGCGGAGCCCTTTTCAATAGGCAAATGTGCGCAGAAGTGTGTACTCGTGTGCTATAAGAAAGCACTTTGCATGAACTTCTATTTGCACACTCTCCTAAGATTAGGCCCCAAAGGATTAAGGTTATAAAAACTGCTTACCTCTTACTGCAATTTGTTTCTTGCCCACGAAAcaaaaccaacacacacacacacacacacaaacacacacacactcccccccTGTCAAACACAGCCAccttttcacttattttcccTTCAACCTCTTTTCCAAACTGCCCCAAGCAGAGTATGGGAATCACTCTGCACGGGGTGGGGGCACCAAGCTCAGACTCAGTGTAAACACGCCCCAGCAGCACAGGCGGTAACCTATTAACTCGGAGGAATCTCGGGTCACTGTGGACGGTTTTCTATTAATAGGGGATAAAGCTTCTGCATACATTAGCGGTAATGCCCTGGTGGCCCGCGCAAAATTAACTCCTCCCGGGCCAGCAAGAGGAAGCCATGTTCTAACCAGGCAGATGTGTGCTTGAAATGCgcgtatacacatacacatatacacacagggTTTTAGAACCGCTTCCCTTAAACATGCCAGATCCCACTACCATCCCAAGTCCAGGCGGTGGCGGTCGTTCCCAAAGGGGTGCCTCCAGGGAGGGAGCGGTGGCCGCGGGGGACCGTCGAGTGTGGGTCAGCTCAGCTTCGCCACGCACACGGCCAAGGCCACAGCCGCCAGCAACACGGCGCTGAAGATGGTGGCGGCCAGGGCCTTACTCAGATCGCAAGGCCCCGTGCGCTGTTGTACGGACACACCGCCCACCGAAGAGACGCCGGCGCTAGCGCTGGACAGGAGCTCGGCACCCGCCGTCTGCCGGGCCTGCACCGTCCAGCGGGGCACGTTGACCTTCATCTCCATGTCCTGGATCATTTCGCCCACCTTAAGGATCTCCCGCTCCAGCTGGTGCAAGTCTTCCACGTCGAAGTCACGTTCCCCCTCGTGCCGCAGGCTCCGGGCGCTCAGGGCGCGCGCCGCTACGCCCGAAGCGCCGCCTTCCACGCCCGTGCGCACAAGTGGCCGCCTGGGCGCGTGCAGCGGGAACTCCGTGCCCAGGGCCAGCGCGCGCCGCATGTCGGCTTCCAGCAGTTCCAGGCAGCCGGAAAAGGCCACCCAGAGGCGCTCGAACTCAGCGCGCTCCTCGGCGCCCAGGCCCCGGTCGCGCAGCGGGGGCGTCAGCCGGGCACGGATGGCCACCGCCAGCTCCTGCGCCTTCTGGCGCGTCTTCTGCAGCTCCTCTCGCAGGTTCTGCGAGTCCGCGGAGCCGCCGATGGTCAGCACCAGGTGGTGGTAGCATGCGGTCGCCTTGTTGAGCGCATCCAGGAGCGCCTTGCACTCCTCCTTTGCCATGTCGCCACTCTCCCGCGCAGCCCGGACGCCTGCACCCCTCTTAGCTTCACGCCCTCAGcgcagcaggaagcagccagctCCGACGGCGTCCTCGGGTCGGGCGGCTCACGCACTCCTCATAGCCCGAGACGAGCTTGACGCTACCGCTGCGGTCGACAGAGCCGCTCGGGACCCACGACGTGCGCTTCTGCGGACCGGGGGCGGAGAGGCAGCCCCATTAGCTGTCTCCCGTCCCCTCGTCCATCCTCCCCAGGTGCGCTCGTAGTCACAAGCTGAGTCTCTGGGCG
This region of Camelus ferus isolate YT-003-E chromosome 9, BCGSAC_Cfer_1.0, whole genome shotgun sequence genomic DNA includes:
- the RGS9BP gene encoding regulator of G-protein signaling 9-binding protein; this translates as MAKEECKALLDALNKATACYHHLVLTIGGSADSQNLREELQKTRQKAQELAVAIRARLTPPLRDRGLGAEERAEFERLWVAFSGCLELLEADMRRALALGTEFPLHAPRRPLVRTGVEGGASGVAARALSARSLRHEGERDFDVEDLHQLEREILKVGEMIQDMEMKVNVPRWTVQARQTAGAELLSSASAGVSSVGGVSVQQRTGPCDLSKALAATIFSAVLLAAVALAVCVAKLS